In Deltaproteobacteria bacterium, one genomic interval encodes:
- a CDS encoding type II secretion system F family protein: MPKYTYQAINESGNTVSGDLEADSLDMANSILTSRGYIPSKVTETGQVVSPAFLRWLKEQFTYIKTPELILFTKQFKTLIKAGVPILRLLKVLENQTENAALKEITFTVTQDIEEGASLYDAFRKHPKAFSPLYCSMLRAGEASGSLPDIMERLIYIMEHEHKVRSDIRSALSYPAVVLGFLGVAFFILLTFVVPKFASTFAKTDVPLPIPTQICIGLYEFVANYWLVITLALIGTVVFLNYFLRTERGKLAKDTLLMSIPVIGPLFNKAAMSRFASIFSILHASGVAVLDCIRILTGTIGNQAIANEFDLISERLEEGRGLAEPLKSAQYFPPIVINMIAIGEESDNLEEMLNEIALHYDAELEYAMKKLSDLIGPVLTLGLAVVVGFFALAIYLPMWNMSQMVK; the protein is encoded by the coding sequence ATGCCAAAATACACCTACCAAGCCATCAACGAAAGCGGGAACACCGTCAGCGGCGACCTGGAGGCCGATTCCCTCGACATGGCCAACAGCATCTTGACGTCCCGCGGGTACATTCCCTCCAAGGTCACCGAAACGGGACAGGTGGTTTCCCCCGCCTTTCTACGATGGTTAAAGGAACAATTCACCTATATCAAAACGCCGGAGCTGATTCTTTTCACCAAGCAGTTCAAAACCCTTATCAAGGCCGGGGTCCCCATTCTGAGACTGCTCAAGGTGCTGGAAAACCAGACGGAAAACGCTGCCCTCAAGGAGATCACCTTTACGGTCACCCAGGACATCGAGGAAGGCGCCAGCCTTTACGACGCTTTTCGCAAGCATCCCAAGGCCTTTTCGCCGCTCTACTGCAGCATGCTGAGGGCCGGGGAAGCCAGCGGCTCCCTTCCCGACATTATGGAACGGCTCATCTATATCATGGAGCACGAGCACAAGGTCCGGTCCGATATTCGTTCGGCGCTTTCCTACCCGGCCGTGGTGCTCGGATTCCTGGGCGTTGCCTTTTTTATTCTGCTCACCTTCGTGGTGCCGAAATTCGCGTCGACCTTTGCCAAAACAGACGTGCCTCTCCCCATACCGACACAGATCTGTATCGGCCTTTACGAATTTGTGGCCAATTACTGGCTCGTTATCACTCTTGCATTGATCGGAACGGTCGTTTTCTTGAATTATTTTCTAAGAACGGAAAGGGGAAAGCTCGCCAAGGACACCCTGTTGATGAGCATACCCGTCATCGGGCCGTTGTTCAACAAGGCCGCTATGTCTCGTTTTGCAAGCATTTTCTCTATTCTGCACGCCAGCGGGGTCGCCGTTCTGGATTGTATCCGTATCTTGACCGGCACCATCGGCAATCAGGCCATCGCCAATGAATTCGATTTGATCAGCGAGCGTCTCGAGGAGGGCCGGGGCCTCGCCGAACCCCTCAAGTCCGCCCAGTATTTCCCTCCGATTGTCATCAACATGATCGCCATCGGTGAGGAATCCGACAACCTGGAGGAGATGCTCAACGAAATTGCCCTGCACTATGATGCCGAACTGGAATACGCCATGAAAAAACTTTCGGATCTCATCGGGCCGGTCCTGACGCTCGGCCTTGCGGTCGTTGTCGGCTTTTTTGCCCTGGCCATTTACCTGCCCATGTGGAATATGTCTCAAATGGTCAAATAA
- a CDS encoding prepilin-type N-terminal cleavage/methylation domain-containing protein, translated as MMVDKEKQKKNEDGFTLVEVIAVLVILGILAAVAVPKFFDMQDKAREKAVDGAIGELNGQVALAFAQNALNGGTAGEYEGFNGYLGPDFTVEIPSGTATTQGGADINPPVSGTIAVDASPGSYALVWTDGDTSSPGYYTRGAYTP; from the coding sequence ATGATGGTCGATAAAGAGAAGCAAAAAAAGAACGAGGATGGTTTTACCCTGGTAGAGGTTATCGCGGTACTGGTCATTTTAGGTATTCTGGCGGCAGTTGCGGTCCCCAAGTTTTTCGACATGCAGGACAAGGCCCGTGAAAAGGCCGTGGACGGCGCGATCGGCGAACTCAACGGACAGGTGGCGCTTGCCTTCGCCCAGAATGCCCTGAACGGTGGGACCGCTGGAGAATATGAAGGCTTCAACGGGTATTTGGGGCCGGATTTTACAGTCGAAATACCCTCTGGAACAGCTACCACGCAGGGGGGGGCAGACATTAACCCACCGGTCAGCGGGACGATTGCCGTCGATGCCAGTCCAGGCTCCTACGCGCTTGTTTGGACAGACGGCGACACCTCCTCGCCGGGCTATTACACCCGAGGTGCCTACACACCTTAA
- a CDS encoding AAA family ATPase has protein sequence MDYFSILNLNKEPFSNSPDPEYFFHSHQHVGCLQKLELSLRLRRGLNVVIGDVGTGKTTLCRQLIRKFRDEDTIETHLILDPHFTTPHEFLSTVAEMLSAEKVDQTDDDYQLKERIKKVLFKKGVEEQKTTVLIIDEGQKIPDFCLEVLREFLNYETNDYKLLQIAIFAQTEFDNTLKQLANFADRINLYHRLEPMGFKDSKNMIQFRLNQSSAAAQKLSLFTYPALWAIYRATRGYPRKIVNLCHRSILTMIIQNKSKANWFLVQSCMKRAFEGPRSRSWVSVTLVAACIAAGIVLVPRFLPERIPFKNAPAPVSDDGESYRIAGGAQQGATPVPVSSPSQTAEPSESHAGQAQAAKPGREPSASPALEPAAATGTGDGYVQASTAPDAPPPQTGSSEKPVAHQRPKVLGQLTFHRKETLGGMIQTIYGIFNSQYLYAVVEMNPHLTDPDTIDIGEVVVFPAIPLRIKAEEGQKRWWIELYRRDALKDAFDLLRNDRQLAQTSRLIPHWEESSGLQFSIISNGYYYDEETARARLSDLLASRNRPESRLLPHWNDATVFYANPYLGP, from the coding sequence ATGGATTATTTCAGCATTCTCAATTTAAATAAGGAGCCCTTTTCCAACTCACCGGACCCGGAGTATTTTTTTCACTCCCATCAGCACGTCGGATGCCTTCAGAAGCTGGAGCTGTCCCTCCGATTGCGACGCGGGCTGAATGTGGTTATCGGCGACGTGGGCACGGGAAAAACAACTCTCTGCAGGCAACTCATCCGAAAATTCCGCGATGAAGACACCATCGAGACCCATCTTATCCTGGACCCTCATTTCACCACGCCCCATGAATTTCTGTCTACCGTAGCCGAAATGCTGTCCGCAGAAAAAGTGGACCAAACCGATGATGACTACCAGCTGAAAGAGCGGATAAAAAAAGTTCTTTTCAAAAAGGGCGTGGAGGAACAGAAAACCACGGTGTTGATCATCGACGAAGGGCAAAAGATCCCTGACTTCTGCCTGGAGGTGCTGCGCGAATTCCTGAACTACGAAACCAACGACTACAAGCTGCTTCAAATCGCCATTTTCGCTCAGACCGAGTTCGACAACACCCTGAAGCAGTTAGCCAATTTTGCGGATCGGATTAACCTGTACCACCGCCTCGAGCCCATGGGATTCAAGGACAGCAAGAACATGATCCAGTTCCGCCTGAACCAATCCAGTGCCGCCGCCCAGAAGCTCTCCCTGTTTACCTACCCTGCCCTCTGGGCCATCTACCGGGCCACCCGCGGGTACCCGCGCAAGATTGTCAATCTGTGCCACCGCAGCATACTGACCATGATCATTCAGAACAAATCGAAGGCCAACTGGTTTCTGGTGCAGTCCTGCATGAAACGCGCTTTTGAAGGCCCTCGCAGCCGCTCCTGGGTGTCTGTGACCCTGGTGGCGGCATGCATTGCCGCCGGCATTGTCCTGGTTCCCCGATTTCTGCCCGAAAGAATACCTTTCAAAAACGCCCCGGCACCGGTTTCGGATGACGGAGAAAGCTATCGAATCGCCGGCGGTGCACAGCAGGGGGCGACCCCTGTTCCCGTTTCGTCACCCTCCCAGACGGCCGAACCAAGCGAATCCCATGCTGGCCAGGCACAGGCGGCCAAGCCGGGCCGCGAACCGTCTGCCTCCCCCGCTCTGGAACCGGCCGCTGCAACCGGAACGGGTGACGGCTATGTGCAGGCATCGACAGCGCCTGATGCTCCGCCCCCTCAGACCGGCAGTTCGGAGAAACCCGTAGCGCATCAGCGCCCCAAGGTGCTCGGACAGCTGACGTTTCACCGCAAGGAAACCCTCGGCGGCATGATTCAGACCATTTACGGCATATTCAACAGCCAATACCTGTACGCGGTCGTTGAGATGAATCCGCATCTCACCGATCCCGACACCATCGATATCGGTGAGGTGGTCGTTTTCCCGGCGATTCCCTTACGTATCAAAGCAGAGGAGGGGCAAAAGCGCTGGTGGATCGAATTGTACCGGCGGGACGCCCTAAAAGATGCGTTCGATCTGCTGAGAAATGACCGGCAGCTGGCGCAAACATCCCGGTTGATTCCGCATTGGGAAGAATCATCGGGCCTGCAATTTTCCATCATTTCAAACGGGTATTATTACGACGAGGAAACCGCCAGGGCCAGGTTGAGCGACCTGTTGGCATCCCGCAACAGACCCGAAAGCAGACTGTTGCCGCATTGGAACGACGCAACCGTTTTTTATGCCAACCCGTATCTGGGCCCTTGA
- a CDS encoding GspE/PulE family protein, translating into MKQKKRLGEMLIEAGLINEEQLKQAIVDHKRTNMKLGQYLVREGLVSGSQVADIVSKQLKIKKYIPDNYPLEIDLSKTLPLELAQKYQAAPLRKSNFLLTLAMTDPMDINALDAIEVYTNMEAETVICTYQELNNLIGSLYGTYSGLDGVLEGMQEMQIERDDDGEEPRPSMGDVEVSSLQDMAEEAPVVRLVNSILSQAVREGASDVHISPEKDYVQVRFRVDGKLHELPAPPKAMILLIISRLKILANMDISISRIPQDGRFTVKMDEKEINIRASTIPTIYGENMVLRLLDTSGGVHSLEELGMSMADIKKLEPIIYKPYGMILSTGPTGSGKSTTLYSILKRINQPDINIITLEDPVEYRINKIRQIQLNRKAGMTFASGLRSIMRQDPDVIMVGEIRDPETASISVQSALTGHRVLSTVHTNDSAGAITRFIDMGIEPFLVSSVMLVSIAQRLVRKVCPYCKKPYRPSQPALEYWGLDNVESANFMEGNGCFNCMDKGYKGRTGVYEILIIDEMVQDMILKRHSAQEISRAAREAGTLKTLKDDAAKKVLQGITTLEEAASAVIV; encoded by the coding sequence GTGAAACAGAAAAAGCGATTAGGCGAAATGCTCATCGAGGCCGGGCTGATCAATGAGGAACAGTTGAAACAGGCCATCGTCGACCACAAGCGTACCAACATGAAGCTGGGGCAATACCTGGTTCGGGAAGGCCTTGTCAGCGGCTCTCAAGTGGCCGACATCGTTTCCAAGCAACTTAAAATAAAAAAATACATACCCGACAATTATCCCCTGGAAATCGACCTTTCCAAAACACTGCCGCTGGAACTCGCCCAGAAGTATCAGGCGGCCCCCCTGAGGAAATCGAACTTCCTGCTCACGCTGGCAATGACCGACCCCATGGATATCAACGCCCTGGACGCCATTGAGGTATACACGAACATGGAAGCCGAAACGGTTATTTGCACCTACCAGGAGCTGAACAACCTCATCGGCAGTCTCTACGGCACCTACTCCGGTCTCGACGGCGTTCTCGAAGGCATGCAGGAAATGCAGATCGAGCGCGACGACGATGGCGAAGAACCCAGGCCCTCCATGGGGGACGTCGAAGTCAGCTCCCTCCAGGACATGGCCGAGGAAGCCCCGGTGGTTCGATTGGTAAATTCGATCTTGTCCCAAGCCGTGCGCGAAGGCGCCAGCGACGTGCACATCAGCCCGGAAAAGGATTACGTCCAGGTACGCTTCAGGGTTGACGGGAAACTGCACGAACTGCCCGCCCCCCCCAAGGCCATGATCCTTTTGATTATTTCCCGCCTGAAGATTCTGGCCAACATGGATATTTCAATTTCCAGAATTCCTCAGGACGGCCGTTTTACCGTCAAAATGGATGAAAAAGAGATCAACATCAGGGCGTCGACCATACCGACGATTTACGGCGAAAACATGGTGCTGAGGCTGCTGGACACCAGCGGCGGCGTCCACTCGCTGGAAGAGTTGGGCATGTCCATGGCCGATATCAAGAAGCTCGAACCGATCATATACAAGCCCTACGGCATGATTTTGAGCACCGGCCCCACCGGCAGCGGGAAAAGTACGACGCTGTATTCCATTCTCAAGAGAATCAACCAGCCCGACATCAATATTATCACCCTGGAAGATCCGGTGGAATACAGGATAAACAAGATCCGGCAGATTCAGTTGAACCGGAAGGCCGGCATGACCTTCGCGAGCGGTTTACGTTCCATCATGCGGCAGGACCCCGATGTTATCATGGTCGGTGAGATCCGGGACCCCGAAACCGCCTCCATATCCGTTCAATCCGCCCTGACCGGCCACCGTGTGCTCAGCACCGTCCACACCAATGATTCCGCCGGAGCCATTACCCGCTTCATCGACATGGGCATCGAACCTTTTCTGGTCTCCTCGGTCATGCTGGTCTCAATTGCCCAGCGGTTGGTGAGAAAAGTCTGCCCCTATTGCAAAAAACCCTACAGGCCGTCGCAACCCGCTCTCGAATACTGGGGGCTGGACAACGTCGAGAGTGCCAACTTCATGGAAGGCAACGGCTGTTTCAATTGCATGGACAAAGGCTACAAGGGACGAACCGGTGTTTACGAGATACTGATTATCGACGAAATGGTTCAGGATATGATCCTGAAACGCCATTCCGCCCAGGAGATTTCCCGTGCGGCCCGTGAGGCCGGAACCCTGAAAACACTCAAGGACGATGCCGCCAAAAAGGTGCTGCAGGGCATCACCACCCTTGAAGAGGCCGCATCGGCGGTCATCGTATAA
- a CDS encoding sigma 54-interacting transcriptional regulator: MKDIRFDISLYIIIPVIFAGIALLATLASYNVAVYYLKRGLDPTWPVAFWGTITIVVTAIFGLLIVKFIIDPVKQFAESTQELAVFSNASNKNLPPVKTDDMGRFTQIFNQVTEILSQVEARELFPEIVGQSQAMRAVLKQILDVAKTDSTVLILGETGTGKELIAKSIHRHSLRRNNPFVAFNCAAIPEGLLESELFGHEKGAFTGAVSKKIGKFEAADKSTLFMDEIGDMPLETQAKVLRAIQESQFERVGGVKPVSFDARLITATNKQIDQLVELGRFRQDLYFRLNVFTIGLPPLRNRREDIPLLVDHFLESLDGGYRMSSEAMQLLTAYHWPGNVRELENAVEAATVLAQDMIEPRHLPSGISMRYAKTGSASQKIDPLSSDQDLDHRLRELEKGIIIDALKQTDGVQKHAADLLGIKERSLWHRIKKYEIDVASFKQQNL, from the coding sequence GTGAAGGATATACGATTCGACATCAGCCTGTACATCATCATTCCCGTCATCTTCGCCGGGATTGCCCTGTTGGCTACCCTCGCCTCCTACAACGTCGCCGTCTACTACCTCAAACGCGGCCTGGATCCCACCTGGCCGGTGGCTTTTTGGGGAACCATCACCATTGTCGTTACCGCCATCTTCGGATTGCTGATCGTCAAGTTCATTATCGACCCGGTCAAACAATTTGCTGAATCAACTCAGGAACTGGCTGTTTTTTCGAATGCATCCAATAAGAACCTGCCGCCAGTCAAGACCGACGATATGGGACGTTTCACCCAGATTTTCAATCAGGTGACCGAAATACTTTCCCAGGTGGAAGCCCGTGAGCTTTTTCCAGAAATCGTCGGCCAGAGCCAGGCCATGCGCGCGGTGCTGAAACAGATCCTCGATGTGGCCAAAACCGATTCCACGGTGTTGATCCTCGGTGAAACCGGAACCGGCAAGGAGCTGATTGCCAAGAGCATCCATCGTCACAGTCTGAGGAGAAACAACCCTTTCGTGGCTTTCAACTGTGCCGCCATTCCCGAGGGACTGCTCGAAAGCGAGCTGTTCGGCCATGAAAAAGGGGCTTTTACAGGGGCCGTATCGAAAAAAATCGGTAAGTTCGAGGCTGCCGACAAAAGCACGCTCTTCATGGATGAGATCGGCGACATGCCCCTCGAGACACAGGCCAAAGTGCTGCGGGCCATTCAGGAGAGTCAATTTGAGCGTGTCGGAGGGGTGAAACCGGTTTCGTTCGATGCCCGCCTGATCACGGCCACCAATAAACAGATCGACCAGCTCGTGGAACTCGGACGTTTCCGTCAGGATCTCTATTTCAGGCTGAATGTTTTTACGATTGGGCTCCCTCCATTGAGAAACCGACGTGAAGATATTCCATTGCTGGTGGATCATTTTCTTGAATCTTTGGACGGCGGATACCGTATGTCATCCGAAGCCATGCAGCTGTTGACCGCCTACCATTGGCCCGGCAACGTGCGTGAGCTTGAAAACGCCGTCGAGGCGGCCACGGTTTTGGCCCAAGACATGATCGAACCGCGGCACCTGCCTTCCGGAATTTCCATGCGCTACGCCAAAACAGGCTCTGCAAGCCAAAAAATAGATCCGTTATCCAGCGACCAGGACCTGGACCATCGACTCAGGGAGCTTGAAAAAGGTATCATTATCGATGCGTTGAAACAAACCGACGGGGTTCAAAAACATGCGGCAGACTTATTGGGCATCAAGGAACGCAGCCTCTGGCATCGCATTAAAAAATATGAGATCGACGTGGCCTCATTCAAACAACAAAACTTGTAG